One Apostichopus japonicus isolate 1M-3 chromosome 14, ASM3797524v1, whole genome shotgun sequence genomic window carries:
- the LOC139979651 gene encoding F-box/WD repeat-containing protein 7-like: protein MARRVDINSANTDELETLLGIGKARAEAIIKHREASHGFKNVNELLSVPGVGSNILELNGNRIVCDTVRHLPSQSSHYLRNSGSSSGRSRVQQTTGDVLPRPVTRSREHSRRNSDHHDGQAQPSSSSSSSSTSRLSSISELENEDSRQVKRNATSSEERKASPTKKSCRFFTDDVGKAMPPPASPVQTTSFKKADALPKRRLSTRLQPPANLVEWVKTFQHWSEAEKNLAIDELIEKCDPSQVRHIMSVIEPQFQRDFISLLPKEVALLVLSFLEPRDILKAAQTCQTWRILCEDNLLWREKCLEAGIDEPTSKLLRRRSHGGVSRSPWKSLFLRTHQIEYNWRHGEMKPPKVLKGHDDHVITCLQFCGQRIVSGSDDNTLKVWSALTGKCLRTLTGHTGGVWSSQMKNNIIVSGSTDRTLRVWNAESGQCIHTLFGHTSTVRCMHLHENKVVSGSRDASLRLWDIDTGACLHVLVGHVAAVRCVQYDGRRVVSGAYDFMVKVWNPETEECLYTLQGHTNRVYSLQYDGVHIVSGSLDTSIRVWEADTGVHRHTLTGHQSLTSGMELKDNILVSGNADSTVKIWDITSGRCLQTLQGTNKHQSAVTSLQFDKKFVITSSDDGTVKLWDLKTGDFIRNLVVLESGGSGGVVWRVQASQTKLVCAVGSRNGTEETKLLVLDFDAELSR from the exons ATGGCACGCAGGGTTGATATAAACTCTGCTAATACAGACGAACTAGAAACTTTGCTAGGCATTGGTAAAGCAAGAGCTGAAGCCATCATCAAGCACAGAGAG GCTAGCCACGGTTTCAAAAACGTGAATGAGTTATTATCCGTTCCAGGAGTTGGAAGCAACATCCTTGAATTAAATGGTAACAGAATCGTTTGCGACACCGTTAGGCACCTGCCATCACAGAGCAGTCATTATCTACGCAACTCGGGCAGCTCTTCCGGTAGGTCACGAGTACAACAGACTACGGGAGATGTCCTGCCTAGACCGGTAACGAGAAGCAGGGAACATTCAAGGAGAAACTCAGACCACCATGACGGGCAGGCACaaccttcctcctcctcctcctcctcctccaccagcAGGCTTAGCTCCATCTCAGAATTGGAAAATGAAGATTCCAGACAG GTGAAAAGGAACGCAACTTCCAGTGAGGAAAGGAAGGCTAGTCCAACCAAGAAGTCGTGTCGTTTCTTCACCGATGATGTCGGAAAGGCCATGCCTCCTCCTGCGAGTCCTGTCCAGACGACGAGCTTTAAGAAAGCTGATGCACTGCCAAAGAGAAGATTGTCGACAAGGTTGCAGCCACCTGCTAACCTTGTAGAGTGGGTCAAAACTTTCCAG CATTGGTCTGAGGCTGAGAAAAATTTGGCTATTGATGAATTAATCGAGAAGTGTGATCCGTCCCAAGTCAGGCATATCATGTCTGTCATAGAACCTCAATTCCAACGAGACTTCATCTCCTTACTGCCAAAGGAG GTGGCATTGCTCGTCTTATCCTTCCTGGAGCCGCGGGATATTCTCAAGGCGGCTCAGACCTGCCAGACCTGGAGAATACTCTGCGAAGATAACCTCCTCTGGAGAGAGAAATGTCTGGAGGCCGGCATCGATGAACCCACCAGTAAGCTGCTCCGACGGAGGAGTCACGGTGGCGTGTCCCGTAGCCCCTGGAAGAGTCTGTTCCTCAGAACGCATCAGATCGAGTATAACTGGAGGCACGGAGAAATGAAACCACCAAAG GTTTTGAAAGGCCATGATGATCATGTGATCACATGCCTCCAATTCTGCGGCCAGCGGATTGTCAGCGGTTCTGACGATAATACCTTGAAAGTTTGGTCGGCTTTGACCGGCAAG TGCTTGCGGACCCTGACGGGCCACACTGGAGGGGTTTGGTCTTCCCAGATGAAGAACAACATCATCGTCAGTGGCTCAACGGATCGTACTCTGAGAGTTTGGAATGCTGAATCTGGCCAATGTATTCATACTCTGTTTGGTCACACCTCTACTGTACGATGCATGCACCTTCACGAGAATAA AGTTGTTAGTGGTTCTAGAGATGCATCTTTAAGGCTCTGGGACATTGATACCGGGGCATGTCTCCATGTGTTAGTGGGCCACGTGGCAGCGGTAAGGTGCGTCCAGTACGACGGCCGGAGGGTGGTCAGTGGCGCCTACGACTTCATGGTCAAAGTCTGGAATCCAGAGACGGAGGAGTGTCTGTACACACTTCAGGGTCACACTAACAGAGTGTATTCATTACAG TACGACGGTGTCCACATTGTGAGCGGTTCGTTAGACACATCTATACGGGTATGGGAGGCGGATACTGGGGTTCATCGGCACACCTTGACCGGACACCAGTCCCTCACCAGTGGCATGGAACTTAAAGACAACATTCTGGTTTCAGGGAACGCCGATTCCACTGTCAAAATATGGGATATAACCTCGGGGAGATGTCTGCAAACCTTGCAAG GAACCAACAAGCATCAGAGTGCCGTGACCTCTTTGCAATTTGACAAAAAGTTTGTGATAACTAGCTCTGACGACGGAACCGTTAAACTGTGGGACTTGAAGACTGGGGACTTCATTCGAAACCTTGTTGTTTTGGAAAGTGGTGGCAGCGGTGGGGTGGTCTGGAGAGTACAGGCCAGCCAAACCAAACTGGTGTGTGCAGTGGGAAGTCGGAATGGTACCGAGGAAACAAAACTCTTAGTTCTCGACTTTGATGCTGAATTATCAAGGTAG